The Streptomyces sp. NBC_00691 genome has a segment encoding these proteins:
- a CDS encoding outer membrane protein assembly factor BamB family protein: MEQLTQHDPRRIGPFEVLGRLGAGGMGLVYLARSASGRRVAIKTVRTELAEDQLFRVRFTREVEAARAVSGFYTAAVVDADPRAAVPWLATAYVPAPSLEEIVNECGPLPAQAVRWLAAGVAEALQSIHGAGLVHRDLKPSNVLVVEDGPRVIDFGIASGVSNTRLTMTNVAVGTPAYMSPEQARDSRSVTGASDVFSLGSMLVFAATGHAPFHGANPVETVFMLLREGPDLEGLPDELRPLIDACMQMDVSRRPTPADLQAQLAPHLFGPGSDDSGTASAWLPRSATDMIETRRGGRPAPASTAPPMPPRPPRGPGGDPRFPEPAPHGAGGRHAEPAPVGGGRHAGPSESSGGPVRLGGATVPIGPGPRVADTRAALAVGRSADAGPATGWIRPPGGGPHGADHGSYAGSYAGEPGPPPGSRPVNVPPQGSEQAAPAEPGPWRPWRFRMSNDVWGTPVVDGDLLYVTSFEVHALDTGSGRRQFKTRDVAWSMAVASGRIHASDGPTLYALDATDGAERWRLRTDAWVYSLQVDRGTVVTGTRGGGVQGWEASNGAKLWEITGAQTDFETPEAGPAVHGDTVYVWRDARLQALDARTGAERWSYPIGDAASCANVPVRVAPAEDGCVYVSAGTRVLSIDIAAGHVRWHFEAPAVFTSPPAFAPGPAVTGGGVYLSDHLGTVYALDATSGQDRWRIATEPRQSTEPVLVADGNVHVGSGSALYTLDAVTGTPRWRFAAGGELVGSPVVADGRVHFGSADHVLYTLDATGGQLRWKLATGGEITGSPVVRNGVVYACSKDRCVYALDAVKGTATGRGAAAR; the protein is encoded by the coding sequence GTGGAACAGCTGACGCAGCACGACCCGAGACGTATCGGGCCCTTCGAGGTGCTGGGCCGGCTCGGCGCGGGCGGAATGGGCCTGGTCTATCTCGCGCGCTCGGCCTCGGGCCGGCGCGTGGCGATCAAGACCGTGCGCACGGAGCTCGCTGAGGACCAGCTGTTCCGGGTCCGCTTCACCCGTGAGGTGGAGGCCGCGCGGGCGGTCTCCGGCTTCTACACGGCCGCCGTCGTGGACGCCGACCCGCGGGCCGCCGTGCCCTGGCTCGCGACCGCGTACGTCCCCGCGCCCTCGCTCGAAGAGATAGTGAACGAGTGCGGACCGCTCCCGGCCCAGGCCGTGCGCTGGCTGGCCGCCGGTGTCGCCGAGGCCCTGCAGTCCATCCACGGCGCGGGCCTGGTCCACCGTGACCTCAAGCCCTCCAACGTCCTCGTCGTCGAGGACGGCCCCCGGGTGATCGACTTCGGCATCGCGTCGGGCGTCTCCAACACGCGCCTGACCATGACCAACGTCGCCGTCGGCACCCCGGCCTACATGTCGCCCGAGCAGGCCCGTGACTCCCGCAGCGTCACCGGCGCGAGCGACGTCTTCTCGCTGGGCTCGATGCTGGTCTTCGCCGCCACCGGCCACGCGCCGTTCCACGGCGCCAACCCGGTCGAGACCGTCTTCATGCTGCTCCGCGAGGGCCCGGACCTGGAGGGCCTGCCCGACGAGCTGCGGCCCCTCATCGACGCCTGCATGCAGATGGACGTCAGCCGCCGGCCCACCCCGGCCGACCTCCAGGCCCAGCTGGCCCCGCATCTCTTCGGACCCGGCAGCGACGACAGCGGCACGGCCTCGGCCTGGCTGCCGCGGAGCGCCACCGACATGATCGAGACCCGCCGCGGCGGGCGCCCGGCTCCGGCGTCGACCGCGCCGCCGATGCCGCCGCGTCCGCCCCGGGGGCCCGGCGGCGACCCGCGCTTCCCCGAGCCCGCGCCCCACGGGGCCGGGGGCCGGCACGCCGAGCCCGCGCCCGTCGGCGGCGGCCGGCACGCGGGGCCCTCCGAGAGCTCGGGCGGTCCCGTACGCCTCGGGGGCGCGACCGTACCGATCGGCCCCGGCCCCCGGGTCGCCGACACCCGTGCGGCGCTCGCCGTCGGCCGGAGCGCCGACGCGGGCCCGGCGACCGGCTGGATCCGTCCGCCCGGCGGCGGCCCGCACGGCGCGGACCACGGCTCGTACGCCGGTTCCTACGCCGGGGAGCCCGGCCCGCCGCCCGGCTCCCGCCCGGTCAACGTGCCGCCACAGGGCTCCGAGCAGGCCGCGCCGGCCGAGCCCGGGCCCTGGCGGCCGTGGCGCTTCCGGATGTCGAACGACGTCTGGGGTACCCCGGTCGTGGACGGCGACCTGTTGTACGTGACCTCTTTCGAGGTACACGCGCTGGACACCGGCAGCGGCCGGCGCCAGTTCAAGACCCGGGACGTGGCCTGGTCCATGGCCGTCGCCTCGGGCCGCATCCACGCCTCCGACGGGCCCACGCTCTACGCCCTCGACGCGACCGACGGCGCCGAGCGCTGGCGGCTGCGGACGGACGCCTGGGTGTACTCGCTCCAGGTCGACCGGGGCACCGTCGTCACCGGCACGCGGGGCGGCGGCGTGCAGGGCTGGGAGGCCTCCAACGGCGCCAAGCTGTGGGAGATCACCGGCGCGCAGACCGACTTCGAGACCCCGGAGGCGGGCCCCGCCGTGCACGGCGACACCGTGTACGTGTGGCGGGACGCCCGGCTCCAGGCCCTCGACGCCCGCACCGGGGCGGAGCGCTGGTCCTACCCGATCGGCGACGCCGCCTCCTGTGCCAACGTGCCGGTCCGGGTCGCCCCGGCCGAGGACGGCTGTGTGTACGTCTCCGCCGGGACACGGGTCCTGTCGATCGACATCGCCGCAGGTCATGTCCGCTGGCACTTCGAGGCGCCGGCCGTCTTCACCTCCCCGCCCGCGTTCGCGCCGGGCCCGGCGGTCACCGGCGGCGGGGTGTACCTCTCCGACCACCTCGGCACGGTGTACGCCCTCGACGCCACCAGCGGTCAGGACCGCTGGCGCATCGCGACCGAGCCGCGCCAGTCGACCGAGCCGGTCCTCGTCGCCGACGGCAACGTCCACGTCGGCAGCGGCAGCGCGCTGTACACGCTCGACGCCGTCACCGGCACGCCCCGGTGGCGGTTCGCGGCGGGCGGCGAACTGGTCGGCTCGCCCGTCGTCGCCGACGGCCGGGTGCACTTCGGCTCGGCCGACCATGTCCTCTACACCCTGGACGCGACCGGCGGGCAGCTGCGCTGGAAGCTGGCCACCGGCGGCGAGATCACCGGCTCGCCGGTGGTGCGGAACGGGGTCGTGTACGCCTGCAGCAAGGACCGCTGCGTGTACGCGCTCGACGCGGTCAAGGGCACGGCCACGGGCCGGGGGGCCGCCGCTCGGTGA